Proteins co-encoded in one Polyangiaceae bacterium genomic window:
- a CDS encoding UDP-N-acetylmuramate:L-alanyl-gamma-D-glutamyl-meso-diaminopimelate ligase: MHIHVVAVAGTGMGALAGLLKQLGHRVSGSDVSFDPPMGPALVEWGVECMTGFDPKHLEPAPDLVVIGNVCRSNNPEARAAIDGGMEYTHIAGALQRFALEGTWPLVVAGTHGKTTTTSLCAWLLDRAGLEPGYLVGGIPKNFGKSFRAVKSKVSLGGNESRPGVAARPPFVVEGDEYDTAFFEKTAKFLHYLPRVAILTSIEHDHIDIYPTEESYRAAFSEFIRLLPSEGLIVANASDAQVVELVHEHARCQVAWYAIEGEPTHGVAPHWLGAPAESTPRGTTFDLFAGGVLVGRVVSPLSGRHNLSNTIAALGACAQGYGARFDRMVPGLAEFAGIKRRQELIGEPVGCFVYDDFAHHPTAVRETLAALKARHPGADLIAVFEPRSATACRAIHQTEYPPAFGSASRVILAPLGRTGLAPEEALDTARIVREIAAGGIPAHNTQHLDEVLRLILEHARPGCVIALLSNGAFGGMHQRVLDALAAR; encoded by the coding sequence ATGCACATTCACGTGGTGGCCGTTGCAGGCACGGGCATGGGTGCGCTGGCGGGGCTCTTGAAGCAGCTCGGGCACCGGGTCAGCGGGAGCGATGTCAGCTTCGATCCGCCGATGGGTCCTGCGCTCGTTGAGTGGGGCGTGGAGTGCATGACCGGCTTTGACCCGAAGCATCTCGAGCCGGCGCCGGATCTGGTGGTGATTGGCAATGTGTGTCGCTCGAACAACCCTGAAGCGCGCGCCGCGATCGACGGCGGGATGGAATACACGCACATCGCCGGCGCGCTGCAGCGCTTCGCCCTCGAAGGCACTTGGCCGCTCGTAGTCGCCGGAACTCACGGCAAAACGACGACCACCTCGCTCTGTGCGTGGTTGCTCGATCGCGCCGGTCTCGAGCCGGGCTACTTGGTAGGCGGCATCCCCAAGAACTTCGGAAAAAGTTTCCGCGCGGTTAAATCAAAGGTGAGCCTCGGAGGCAACGAATCAAGGCCGGGAGTAGCCGCGCGGCCGCCTTTCGTGGTGGAAGGCGACGAGTACGACACGGCGTTCTTCGAGAAGACCGCCAAGTTTCTCCACTATCTTCCTCGCGTCGCGATCCTGACGTCGATCGAGCACGACCACATCGACATCTACCCGACGGAAGAGAGCTATCGCGCGGCTTTCTCGGAGTTCATTCGTCTCCTGCCGAGCGAAGGTTTGATCGTAGCCAACGCCTCCGACGCACAGGTCGTGGAGTTGGTGCATGAGCACGCCAGGTGTCAGGTCGCCTGGTACGCCATCGAAGGCGAACCGACTCACGGTGTGGCGCCCCACTGGCTGGGTGCACCGGCGGAGAGCACACCGCGCGGAACCACCTTCGATCTGTTTGCGGGCGGCGTGCTGGTCGGTCGCGTCGTCTCTCCGCTATCGGGTAGGCACAACCTCTCCAACACCATCGCGGCCCTCGGAGCCTGTGCTCAGGGTTACGGTGCGCGCTTCGATCGCATGGTGCCAGGCCTGGCGGAGTTCGCGGGCATCAAGCGGCGACAGGAGCTGATCGGCGAGCCCGTTGGTTGCTTCGTCTACGATGATTTCGCACATCACCCGACGGCGGTACGAGAGACCCTAGCGGCGCTCAAGGCACGGCATCCGGGAGCAGACCTGATCGCCGTGTTCGAGCCGCGCAGCGCGACCGCGTGTCGCGCGATCCATCAGACGGAGTACCCACCGGCGTTCGGGTCCGCCTCACGGGTGATCCTCGCACCTCTGGGACGCACTGGGCTCGCGCCCGAAGAGGCGCTCGATACCGCGCGGATCGTGCGTGAGATCGCAGCCGGGGGGATCCCGGCACACAACACGCAGCACCTGGATGAGGTGCTGCGCTTGATCTTGGAGCACGCGCGTCCCGGCTGCGTGATCGCGCTGCTCTCGAACGGTGCCTTTGGGGGCATGCACCAGCGAGTGCTAGATGCGCTTGCAGCGCGCTGA
- a CDS encoding CPBP family intramembrane metalloprotease — translation MSEATSSPPHLGIHLLLAGTTAFITVAAMYAAVLILGLGAILAGVNVQEAIKNPTWLIIGAAVTQNAVALVALGAARFWRRYQGLTTREAFRQCFPVGRPSAASFLGALLVVFGITPLALGIAQAVQRAFDVETASEEVIRIAAGAPPGAFALLIVCVAVLPGLVEEALFRGFVTRLFVPWYWVAWLVPSILFGMVHMDLVQSVGTIILGLGFGWIRLRTGSVLPSMFAHMTYNGTVLIAARYSSGHDESQTVPIIYMAGGLLFAALGSWMLGMRAAPADVSGRAQEDHERARED, via the coding sequence GTGTCTGAAGCGACTTCTTCCCCGCCCCACCTCGGAATCCACCTGTTGCTGGCTGGGACGACGGCTTTCATCACGGTCGCGGCAATGTATGCCGCCGTCCTGATCCTGGGCTTGGGCGCCATTCTGGCCGGCGTGAATGTTCAGGAAGCCATAAAAAACCCCACTTGGCTGATCATCGGCGCGGCGGTCACCCAGAATGCGGTCGCGTTGGTTGCCCTGGGCGCAGCTCGCTTCTGGCGCCGTTACCAGGGGCTCACCACGCGTGAGGCATTTCGCCAGTGCTTTCCCGTCGGGCGCCCCAGCGCCGCGTCGTTTCTCGGCGCACTGCTCGTCGTCTTTGGGATAACTCCGCTCGCGCTCGGGATCGCCCAAGCCGTTCAACGCGCGTTCGACGTGGAGACGGCGTCGGAGGAAGTCATCCGGATCGCGGCGGGCGCTCCGCCCGGCGCGTTCGCACTGCTCATCGTGTGCGTCGCGGTGCTGCCAGGCCTCGTGGAGGAGGCCTTGTTCCGCGGTTTTGTGACGCGCCTCTTCGTCCCTTGGTACTGGGTCGCGTGGCTGGTGCCCAGCATCCTCTTCGGGATGGTCCACATGGACCTGGTCCAGAGCGTCGGTACCATCATCCTCGGCCTCGGTTTCGGCTGGATCCGCCTGCGCACGGGCTCCGTGCTGCCCTCGATGTTTGCCCACATGACCTACAACGGAACGGTGCTGATCGCCGCGCGGTACTCGAGCGGCCATGACGAGTCCCAGACTGTTCCCATCATCTACATGGCTGGTGGCTTGTTGTTTGCTGCGCTAGGCAGCTGGATGCTCGGCATGCGCGCCGCGCCAGCCGACGTTTCAGGACGCGCCCAGGAAGATCATGAGCGAGCCAGAGAAGACTGA
- a CDS encoding CBS domain-containing protein, whose translation MSRVPFIKHLMTPFPFTIEATASLEDAEMMFDKHDISHLPVAHAGKLSGVITKQDVLRALAEGSEESVSVADVAVADPYVVDLHARADEVLHEMALRHIGSVLVTREDKLAGIYTSNDAMRDFAEHLAALEPPNTVA comes from the coding sequence ATGTCCCGCGTCCCCTTCATCAAGCACCTGATGACGCCGTTCCCTTTCACCATCGAGGCCACGGCCTCGCTGGAGGACGCGGAGATGATGTTCGACAAGCACGACATCAGCCATCTGCCGGTTGCTCACGCTGGGAAGTTGTCCGGCGTGATCACGAAGCAAGACGTCTTGCGGGCGCTGGCCGAGGGCAGCGAAGAGTCAGTCAGCGTGGCTGACGTTGCCGTCGCCGATCCATACGTGGTCGACCTGCATGCGCGGGCCGATGAAGTGCTGCACGAGATGGCGTTGCGGCACATCGGCTCCGTCTTGGTGACTCGCGAAGACAAGCTCGCGGGGATCTACACTTCGAATGACGCCATGCGGGACTTCGCAGAGCACCTGGCCGCCTTGGAACCGCCGAACACCGTCGCCTAG
- a CDS encoding AMP-binding protein, with amino-acid sequence MSEATASPLQTRFFAAAHPDNDAVAIVDEAESVDFRSLGERVRRVAAGLAAQGLAGPRPGTDTAHADPPRVAMLVAQGSGWVEAFFGITLAGAIAVPLSHLHPPLEQQWFVETSRAQAIIVSADMRAELESRAEPLGDVPLLDIEVLRGYDDLFPTDNLPAGEQPAVILYTSGTTGKPKGALITHENLGELARLVAEAWDWQPSDSLLHCLPLHHLHGLGIALFVSLLSGSRTHMLQRFDAARMWEAMRDANVLMGVPTMHKKLLDALDAAAENDQARWRSHAKGLRLVTSGSAALPTTVGGRWQELCGSYPLERFGMTEIGVGMTNPVAGPRKPGSCGKALPGMQIRIVDESGADVSPGQSGEIWIKGPSVFAGYDGNPEATAASFVDGWFKSGDTATWDADGYCRILGRTSVDILKSGGYKLSALEIEEVFREHPAVADVAVVGIADETWGEIAVASILARPGHESEIDEAPLRDWAKQHIAAYKVPKRILRFDEFPRNPVGKVLKPALKELVCARL; translated from the coding sequence ATGAGCGAAGCCACAGCGAGCCCACTTCAAACACGCTTCTTCGCCGCCGCGCACCCGGACAACGACGCGGTCGCGATCGTCGACGAAGCTGAATCCGTGGATTTTCGGAGTTTGGGGGAGAGGGTGCGCCGTGTCGCGGCCGGGCTGGCAGCCCAAGGCCTCGCGGGGCCTCGCCCTGGAACTGACACCGCTCACGCGGATCCACCGCGCGTCGCGATGCTCGTGGCTCAAGGCAGCGGCTGGGTCGAGGCGTTCTTCGGCATCACCCTGGCCGGAGCCATCGCGGTGCCCCTCAGCCACCTGCACCCACCCCTCGAGCAGCAATGGTTCGTGGAGACTTCCCGCGCCCAGGCCATCATCGTCTCCGCGGACATGCGCGCAGAACTCGAGAGCCGCGCAGAGCCCCTGGGAGACGTGCCGCTACTCGACATCGAGGTGTTGCGAGGCTACGACGACTTATTCCCCACGGATAATCTGCCCGCAGGCGAGCAGCCGGCGGTGATCCTCTACACCAGCGGCACCACAGGCAAGCCGAAGGGCGCGCTAATCACGCATGAGAACCTGGGCGAGCTCGCGCGCTTGGTCGCTGAGGCTTGGGACTGGCAGCCAAGCGACTCACTCCTGCATTGCCTGCCGTTACACCACCTGCACGGCCTCGGTATCGCGCTCTTCGTTTCGCTACTATCCGGAAGCCGGACGCACATGCTCCAGCGCTTCGATGCCGCACGCATGTGGGAGGCGATGCGGGACGCCAACGTGCTGATGGGCGTGCCCACGATGCACAAGAAGCTGCTCGACGCCCTCGACGCAGCCGCGGAAAACGATCAGGCGCGCTGGCGTAGCCACGCCAAAGGGCTCCGCCTGGTCACCAGCGGCTCCGCGGCGCTGCCGACCACGGTGGGCGGTCGATGGCAGGAGCTCTGCGGTAGCTACCCTCTCGAGCGCTTCGGCATGACGGAGATCGGCGTCGGCATGACGAACCCCGTTGCGGGCCCACGCAAACCGGGCTCCTGCGGCAAGGCGCTGCCAGGCATGCAAATTCGCATCGTCGACGAATCGGGCGCTGACGTTTCCCCGGGGCAATCGGGTGAGATCTGGATCAAGGGGCCAAGCGTGTTCGCCGGCTACGACGGCAACCCAGAGGCCACCGCAGCGAGCTTCGTCGATGGTTGGTTCAAGAGCGGCGACACCGCCACCTGGGATGCAGACGGGTACTGCCGCATCCTGGGTCGTACCAGCGTCGACATCCTGAAGAGCGGCGGGTACAAGCTCTCCGCGCTCGAAATCGAAGAAGTGTTCCGCGAGCACCCCGCTGTCGCTGACGTCGCCGTGGTAGGCATCGCCGATGAGACCTGGGGCGAGATCGCCGTGGCGAGCATCTTGGCGCGCCCGGGGCACGAATCCGAGATCGACGAAGCGCCCTTGCGTGACTGGGCAAAGCAACACATCGCCGCGTACAAAGTGCCGAAGCGCATCCTGCGCTTCGACGAGTTCCCCCGAAACCCCGTGGGCAAGGTGCTGAAGCCGGCGCTCAAAGAGCTCGTGTGCGCGCGCTTGTGA
- a CDS encoding radical SAM protein, translated as MSEKMANAGFNYTLFLDQRCNSYCIFCGHRLIDAATRSARTKAGLNVIQGEVAFGQSYPRFHQRYDLEAAVADLKDARSRGVTQVSIQGGEPTLWPALPALLRRVQELNFSLVGMVSNGRRLADAAFCKELLDAGLRHLSLSFLGATPATHDALSLVPGSFEEAIAGLRNLELLGAKREHGLVLNVNFIVSKNSAPELPLAVKFFHELGVDAIQAHLVQFGGLASDPAVIERVAFDVPGELQPLGEALRLARELGISLHLQDLPPCLHPELTSDALRGIATSMSKRPHAFGGPAQSFKRTRHSARETPAACEGCWFEDDCPRLALEYLPNGGHAAFQPVNDESFPRRIERQLGDGAAPTLRGELERLADLLGVVALLVQLLGPLTSLQRTLKQIHAAIYGLMKAAARNSSYSDVYLAFRLLLGISSPREVAETQVRSALRARAEAPQADYEYTLSFGSTRIALSAAHLEDNELVAKGRFNAHVASSGPALLRALQDEFLCAPLRHAERLRVQDGSVEVWEHDRWTVAWVLKSKSELRLGH; from the coding sequence ATGAGCGAGAAGATGGCTAACGCTGGCTTCAACTACACGTTGTTTCTGGACCAGCGCTGCAACAGCTACTGCATCTTCTGTGGGCACCGACTGATCGATGCCGCCACGCGCAGCGCGCGCACCAAGGCGGGCCTGAACGTGATCCAAGGGGAAGTCGCGTTCGGTCAGTCCTACCCTCGCTTTCACCAACGCTACGACCTAGAGGCGGCGGTCGCGGACCTGAAGGACGCACGGTCCCGTGGGGTGACCCAAGTCAGCATCCAAGGCGGAGAGCCAACGCTCTGGCCCGCGCTGCCCGCACTCCTGCGCCGAGTCCAGGAGCTCAACTTCTCGTTAGTAGGCATGGTGAGCAACGGGCGGCGCCTGGCTGACGCCGCGTTCTGCAAAGAGCTGCTCGATGCAGGGCTGAGGCACCTGTCTCTCTCTTTCCTCGGGGCAACACCAGCGACTCACGACGCGCTGAGCCTGGTCCCTGGCAGCTTTGAGGAGGCAATCGCGGGCCTGAGGAATCTCGAACTTCTGGGCGCCAAACGCGAACACGGGCTCGTACTCAACGTGAACTTCATCGTGAGCAAGAACTCCGCGCCGGAGCTCCCTCTGGCGGTCAAGTTCTTCCACGAGCTTGGGGTAGATGCTATTCAGGCGCACCTGGTGCAGTTTGGTGGATTGGCCTCGGATCCCGCGGTCATCGAGCGTGTAGCGTTTGACGTTCCCGGTGAGCTCCAACCACTCGGCGAGGCGCTCAGGCTGGCACGGGAACTCGGCATCTCGCTGCACTTGCAGGATCTCCCGCCGTGCCTGCACCCGGAGCTGACTAGCGACGCGCTGCGAGGCATCGCGACGAGCATGAGCAAGCGCCCCCATGCCTTTGGTGGGCCCGCACAGAGCTTCAAGCGCACTCGCCATTCAGCCCGTGAGACTCCCGCTGCGTGTGAGGGCTGCTGGTTCGAGGACGACTGCCCCCGCCTCGCGCTCGAGTACCTGCCGAACGGAGGCCACGCGGCATTCCAGCCCGTGAACGATGAGTCGTTTCCCCGCCGCATCGAGCGCCAGCTGGGGGATGGCGCCGCTCCGACCCTCAGGGGCGAGCTCGAACGGCTCGCAGATTTGCTCGGGGTCGTAGCGCTACTCGTCCAGTTGTTGGGGCCGTTGACGAGCCTTCAACGGACTCTCAAGCAAATCCATGCGGCTATTTATGGGTTGATGAAGGCTGCGGCGAGAAACTCCAGCTACTCCGACGTCTATCTCGCTTTTAGACTGCTGCTTGGCATCTCGAGCCCTCGAGAAGTGGCGGAGACTCAGGTACGCAGCGCACTGCGCGCCCGGGCTGAGGCACCGCAAGCGGATTACGAGTACACGCTCTCCTTCGGTAGCACACGCATCGCGCTTTCAGCAGCGCACCTGGAAGACAACGAGCTGGTTGCCAAGGGACGGTTCAACGCCCACGTAGCGTCAAGTGGACCGGCGCTGTTGCGTGCCCTTCAGGATGAGTTCCTGTGCGCCCCACTACGCCACGCCGAGCGCCTGAGGGTTCAGGACGGCTCGGTAGAGGTGTGGGAGCATGACCGGTGGACGGTAGCGTGGGTGCTGAAATCCAAGAGCGAACTCCGACTCGGTCACTAG
- a CDS encoding radical SAM protein, whose product MSRSLTALTRSRLRVALVIPCAEGDPGFFPDGLLEHACARLQRDGHEARLLRVYYEGNRTADAEVQKRVEAWLEGFQPNLVVVERLFDQAPFANFRARSPNTKVALVSWGDAELAQSVDYTIGTTPGQVRRGTTRRSPSAGELAWAVEQLANSLASGDDARQIPGVSQRVGQQTLMGPPATPRPLMTPFEAEVNGECIASGAVPRLTRKYLFGNAGCPYSRAPSEEAFYEGLELPSDDTLSVLGCAFCRAGGDYQKQPEAVLLDSLVEQAAFYAKHVPELEELVLVDQYPIRYLPKLLRVASSANIPQLRWLFQARADGFTRDIEHIRAAIQVATDLGHQLEVYLTGFESFSDAELRRYNKGVMSHELVRAVENMRSLAAEYPNNFAYARAKGHSMILWSPWTSAADIRDNVDTVKRSGLLELFDEIGRNRLRLYPDLPIYYAARRDGLVLDDWEQDDEGAGRLKGYGVEAAWRFADPNIKTAYRLAKELRERLGRETEIDQLASIADAVSGGEGLDAERILRAIGDLERSVSALLGPRDQSQPASSGNQRCATVLLSGPCNNGCLTCPNQATLHSSPPAASVARARESGLPVLLAGREPTLSDQLSSLVRQARGEDHRGVGMVTNGRRFASEAFTKELRNAGLTGASVKLFGYTADMNDAITRDPGSWHQALRGVRNLLKHNIPVEIRAEAHQQNLEHFEYFAALATKLGVRALRVSISLEAVSLLRIAEFNVALARLARACRVGGVSLDVSPLPWGNQPGDRIAEIPTNST is encoded by the coding sequence ATGTCGCGCTCCCTCACGGCTCTGACTCGCTCACGCCTGCGGGTTGCGTTGGTCATACCGTGCGCCGAGGGAGATCCAGGCTTCTTTCCAGACGGCCTACTCGAGCATGCGTGCGCGCGACTTCAGCGTGACGGGCACGAAGCCCGGTTGCTGCGCGTCTACTACGAGGGAAACCGTACAGCGGACGCAGAAGTGCAGAAGCGCGTCGAAGCGTGGCTCGAGGGGTTTCAGCCGAACCTGGTGGTTGTAGAGCGACTATTCGATCAAGCCCCATTCGCAAACTTCCGCGCTAGAAGTCCAAACACGAAGGTAGCGCTGGTGAGTTGGGGTGATGCGGAACTCGCCCAATCTGTCGACTACACCATCGGCACCACCCCCGGTCAGGTGCGACGAGGAACCACCCGCAGGTCTCCGTCGGCGGGAGAGCTTGCCTGGGCGGTGGAGCAACTAGCCAACTCGTTGGCTTCAGGCGACGATGCCCGACAGATCCCTGGGGTATCGCAGAGAGTCGGACAACAAACGCTCATGGGGCCTCCCGCAACGCCCCGACCGCTGATGACACCATTCGAAGCCGAGGTGAATGGTGAATGCATCGCCAGCGGAGCTGTCCCTCGCCTGACTCGCAAGTACTTATTCGGCAACGCTGGCTGTCCGTATTCGAGGGCTCCCTCGGAAGAGGCATTCTACGAGGGGTTAGAGCTCCCCTCGGACGACACGCTATCCGTGTTGGGCTGCGCGTTTTGCCGTGCCGGCGGGGACTACCAGAAGCAACCAGAAGCGGTGCTCCTGGATTCCCTCGTGGAGCAGGCGGCGTTCTACGCGAAGCACGTGCCGGAGCTCGAAGAGCTGGTGTTGGTCGACCAGTACCCCATCCGGTATCTGCCCAAACTACTCCGCGTGGCATCGAGCGCAAACATCCCACAGTTGCGCTGGCTGTTCCAGGCACGCGCAGACGGTTTCACACGGGACATCGAACATATCCGCGCGGCAATTCAAGTCGCGACCGACCTAGGGCACCAGCTCGAAGTATACCTCACGGGGTTCGAGTCGTTCTCCGACGCTGAGCTCCGCCGCTACAATAAAGGCGTCATGTCTCATGAACTAGTTCGGGCGGTGGAGAACATGCGCTCGCTCGCTGCCGAGTACCCGAATAACTTCGCCTACGCGCGAGCGAAGGGTCACAGCATGATTCTCTGGAGCCCTTGGACGAGCGCAGCTGACATTCGTGACAACGTCGACACAGTGAAGCGCTCAGGGCTGCTGGAGCTCTTCGACGAAATCGGCCGCAATCGGCTCAGGTTGTACCCCGACTTGCCTATCTACTACGCCGCACGCCGCGACGGTCTGGTGCTCGACGATTGGGAGCAAGACGACGAAGGCGCCGGCCGGCTCAAAGGCTACGGGGTAGAGGCAGCTTGGCGTTTCGCAGATCCAAACATCAAGACGGCGTATCGCCTCGCGAAGGAGCTACGGGAACGCCTTGGACGTGAAACCGAAATCGATCAACTGGCGTCCATCGCCGACGCAGTGAGCGGAGGCGAAGGGCTAGACGCGGAGCGCATCCTCCGGGCAATAGGCGACCTCGAACGGTCGGTTTCAGCGCTGCTGGGCCCCAGAGACCAGAGCCAGCCGGCGTCGAGCGGCAATCAACGGTGCGCGACCGTTTTATTGAGTGGCCCATGCAACAACGGGTGCCTCACCTGTCCTAACCAAGCCACGCTTCACTCTTCCCCCCCCGCTGCCAGCGTCGCTCGGGCGCGAGAATCAGGACTGCCAGTGTTGCTCGCCGGGCGTGAGCCCACGCTCTCAGATCAGCTGAGCAGCCTGGTTCGACAGGCCCGGGGGGAAGATCACCGTGGCGTGGGCATGGTCACGAACGGCAGGCGCTTCGCCTCTGAGGCATTCACAAAGGAGCTGCGGAACGCGGGATTGACGGGAGCGAGCGTCAAGTTGTTCGGCTACACCGCAGACATGAACGACGCCATCACACGGGATCCAGGCAGCTGGCATCAAGCGCTTCGAGGCGTCCGCAATTTACTGAAGCATAATATCCCCGTAGAAATTCGCGCAGAGGCACACCAGCAGAACCTGGAACACTTCGAGTATTTCGCCGCGCTCGCTACGAAGCTAGGCGTCCGAGCGTTGCGCGTTAGCATTTCATTGGAGGCTGTCAGTCTGCTGCGCATTGCCGAGTTCAACGTGGCTCTCGCGCGCCTCGCCAGGGCCTGTAGGGTCGGTGGTGTATCCCTGGACGTTTCCCCATTACCATGGGGCAATCAGCCTGGGGACAGAATCGCAGAGATCCCGACCAACTCAACCTAG
- a CDS encoding radical SAM protein, whose protein sequence is MADVEAHPHPALVPVVALLRTQTASAAKQFLRIPSDCKLTSEALRATSHPGLLLRVTHPSMPDLELELSEHQPNQRSFATNGNVQLSYRKLRDGQDPLNVRATALVLQRVKLALQSLEATQVASLRESLQQSEGYAGVEDWMYRYVTPVGSLRREGHVRLGFRCNQDCGFCWQSRRWPDPPSDACMQWIDGMADAGITNLVISGGEPTLYRALPEVIRHACFRRKMEVTLETNAIRCAKPQYTQQLAEAGLRHAFVSYHSADAEVSDSMTRAPGTHGRTEQGILELMRHGVYVILNCVVDSRNVNHLQPHAQRILEHFLPEADGQLLAVTYSHPSSYFDAALFESTTIDLDRARAALAEAIRLLLDQGVTVVADGSCGFPPCTFTEVPSVLRLLAPETFSAAHIAGHVFHSECDRCAMRPHCLGFRSEYVNIHGMRGIRPFVHVPPEARPASETLTGPKQP, encoded by the coding sequence GTGGCTGACGTGGAGGCTCACCCGCACCCTGCTCTCGTTCCAGTGGTAGCGCTGCTGCGTACCCAAACAGCGAGCGCCGCCAAGCAGTTCTTGCGCATCCCAAGCGACTGCAAGCTGACCAGTGAGGCGCTTCGCGCAACCAGTCATCCCGGACTGCTACTGCGAGTAACGCACCCGTCGATGCCGGACCTCGAACTCGAGCTCTCGGAGCATCAACCCAACCAACGAAGCTTTGCGACCAACGGGAACGTCCAGCTCTCCTATCGCAAGCTGCGCGATGGCCAAGACCCACTCAACGTGCGCGCGACTGCGCTGGTGCTTCAGCGCGTAAAGCTGGCACTGCAGAGTCTCGAAGCGACTCAGGTAGCGTCGCTGCGTGAATCGCTTCAACAATCTGAGGGCTACGCAGGCGTCGAAGACTGGATGTACCGCTACGTGACCCCGGTGGGGTCGCTGCGACGTGAAGGCCATGTTCGCCTAGGATTTCGCTGCAATCAGGACTGCGGCTTCTGCTGGCAGAGCCGGCGCTGGCCCGATCCGCCGAGCGACGCGTGCATGCAATGGATAGACGGCATGGCGGATGCAGGTATCACGAATCTCGTGATCAGCGGAGGCGAGCCCACGTTGTATCGGGCGCTCCCCGAAGTCATCCGACACGCGTGTTTCCGCAGGAAAATGGAAGTTACTCTGGAAACGAACGCGATTCGTTGCGCAAAACCGCAGTACACCCAGCAGCTCGCCGAAGCCGGGCTGCGCCACGCTTTCGTGTCGTATCACTCGGCAGACGCCGAGGTGAGTGACAGCATGACACGCGCCCCGGGCACCCACGGTCGGACGGAGCAGGGTATCCTCGAGCTGATGCGGCATGGCGTCTACGTGATCCTGAACTGCGTCGTAGACAGTCGAAATGTGAACCACCTTCAACCCCACGCGCAGCGCATTCTGGAGCACTTCTTGCCCGAGGCCGACGGCCAGCTGTTGGCCGTGACGTATTCGCACCCATCGTCCTACTTCGATGCGGCCCTCTTCGAATCGACCACGATAGACCTCGATCGCGCGCGCGCTGCGCTGGCGGAGGCGATCCGCCTGCTCCTGGACCAGGGTGTCACTGTGGTGGCGGATGGTAGCTGCGGCTTTCCGCCCTGCACGTTCACCGAGGTTCCTTCCGTGCTTCGGCTCTTGGCGCCAGAGACCTTCTCCGCCGCGCACATAGCCGGTCATGTTTTCCACTCAGAATGTGACCGATGCGCGATGCGACCCCACTGCTTGGGGTTCCGCAGCGAATACGTAAATATCCACGGGATGCGCGGGATTCGGCCGTTTGTTCACGTTCCGCCGGAAGCGCGCCCGGCAAGCGAGACGCTGACGGGGCCGAAGCAACCATGA